A window from Acidobacteriota bacterium encodes these proteins:
- the nuoK gene encoding NADH-quinone oxidoreductase subunit NuoK, giving the protein MDVPITHVLLLGAILFAVGVVGLLTRRNLVVLFLCVELMLNAANLTFLAFARENRSLDGQVVVFLVIALAAVEAAVGLALVIAVWRTHGTLDIDRLRRLKDS; this is encoded by the coding sequence ATGGACGTCCCCATCACCCACGTTCTGCTGCTGGGAGCGATTCTCTTCGCCGTCGGGGTCGTTGGGCTCCTGACCCGTCGCAACCTGGTCGTGCTCTTCCTCTGCGTCGAACTCATGCTCAACGCCGCCAACCTGACCTTCCTGGCCTTTGCCCGGGAGAACCGGTCCCTGGACGGGCAGGTGGTGGTCTTCCTGGTGATCGCGCTGGCCGCCGTGGAGGCGGCGGTCGGGCTGGCCCTGGTGATCGCGGTCTGGCGGACGCACGGCACCCTGGACATCGACCGGCTCCGCCGGCTGAAGGACTCGTGA
- a CDS encoding NADH-quinone oxidoreductase subunit J, whose protein sequence is MSRTLFYLFAAVSLCGAVNVLLQKRTLNAALSLVVCLAGIAGVYFTLGAPLIGWIQFIVYAGAVMVLFVITIMLVGPYTASGERSDRLAWRIQSALLGCGVLVLVLFATARFTTRPEALAATPPPGGVAPVGTLLFTRYLLPFELITVLVMIALVAAVVLARKKRPEDA, encoded by the coding sequence ATGAGTCGAACCCTGTTCTACCTTTTTGCGGCGGTGTCGCTCTGCGGGGCGGTGAACGTGCTGCTTCAGAAGCGCACGCTCAACGCCGCCCTCTCGCTGGTGGTCTGCCTGGCCGGCATCGCCGGGGTTTACTTCACCCTGGGCGCCCCCCTGATCGGGTGGATCCAGTTCATCGTCTACGCCGGCGCGGTGATGGTGCTCTTCGTCATCACCATCATGCTGGTGGGCCCCTACACCGCGTCCGGGGAGCGGAGTGACCGGCTGGCCTGGCGGATCCAGTCGGCCCTGCTCGGGTGCGGCGTGCTTGTCCTGGTCCTCTTCGCCACGGCACGGTTCACGACCCGGCCCGAAGCCCTCGCCGCGACGCCACCGCCCGGGGGTGTCGCGCCCGTGGGCACCCTGCTGTTCACCCGGTACCTTCTCCCCTTCGAACTGATCACCGTCCTGGTGATGATCGCCCTGGTGGCCGCGGTGGTGCTGGCCCGAAAGAAAAGGCCGGAGGACGCCTGA